aaaaaaaaaaaaaaaaaatgaaataattaaaaaataaataaaaacaaataataataattaaaataataaatacttaaattaaataatattaaataattaaaaaattaaattaaacagtttttttttttttttttttgtttgttggagtttgaaaaaaacaagtaatatttatttatttttttttttttttttttttttttttttctattattttgaaaaattgttattaataataattatgatttaaaaggaactaatatttttttttatatgaaatgttttttttttttattattattatcattatttgttcATCAAAATGATTAAACCATCAATGCAAAGTAGCATTGAATTAGATTTATATTTGATATCTTATAATAAATCCatgaaaataattagtaAAGATAAtcttatattaattaattttgtttttatatatatatattattttttgataagtGATTTtgatttccttttttaaaataataaaaatagtaatattattaataataataataataaaaataataataataagaattaaaacaatgttgttaaataatataagtcataaattttaatttttttttttttttaaaaaaaaaaaaaacaaaacaaaaagataaataattttattttttgattttttatgtttattttattttttgattttattttttgtgtttattttatttaccaaaatttaaaaaaataaaaataataatattaattaattcttatttttttaattaaatttaatcaaaatctAATTTTAGATGAAGCGCTCAAttgaaagatttttttttttttttttttttttttttttttttttttttttttttttattcaattttgcttcacaaattaaaaaaataaaatctttgaTTATTGGTTGTGAATTTCAATTAGTAAggcaaaatcaaaattaatcaTTAAGTgaaaataccaataatatctcgaaaaaaaaaaaaaaagaccaCACAATAGTGTgtgaaaattaaatatataaattattttattaaaagaaaaatatgcATATAGGGTGAATTTAttgttatatatttttttattaattagaaTACTAGCACATATTAGTGCATGGATAAAAATCATTtctaacaaaaaaaaaaaaaaataataaaaaaaaataaaataaaattgttatttttgcttatgttgttgttgttgtgtttttgttgttggttataccaattattgattttattttaattttttttttttttttttttttattttttttttagtatggggttatatatataaagtgtggtttctttttgattttaaagcGAGATAACGTTCTTATCGAGttgttctatttttaaaaaaaaaaaaaaaattaaaaaaatttaatagttaaaaataaaaatataaattggaaaaataaaagaaaaaatgatGAGCCCCTAAAAAATCTCTATTGAATTTACAGAATTCaatcattgattttatttttggtttatttttaaatattacataaaaaaaaaaaaaaaaaaaaatatataaaaatataaaaataaaaaaataaaaataggttgtaaattaattgatttgattgtTAATACCACTCatagtatttttattatttttattatttttattttttttattttacaattttactttacttttttttttttaaaattttattttttccttcTCATATTTCTGTGAGGAAATAgaccaattaattatttgaatttggttttttttttttttttttttttttttttttttttgggaattGAATTTTGGTGGTGTGTGGGATATGTTTAAATAATCACAGATCTGgccaattttcattttttttttttttttttttttttttttttttttttttttctttccaactttttttttttttttttttttattttttttttattttattttatttttatttttattttttttttttttatcgtcACGCAACTGATTCATTCATTTTTGTATATATTTTCctgttttaatattgatttatttatttgttcaTTTATTTCGccatatatttatttatttattatttatttatttatttatttaaaagataacatcttatttgtatatattaaaaaaaaaaaaaaaaaaaaaattaattaaaaaaaaaaaataataataataattttttttaaaaaaaaaaaaaaaaaaaaaaaaaagaaaagaaaaatataaaaataataataataaatttatttgtacatatataaaaaaaaaaaaaaaaatatcaacaaaaaaaaaaaaaaaaaaaaaaaaaaaactacaataataatatggcAGATAAACAaggatttttaattaaagaaggTGGATCAATTAAAACATGGAAAAAGAGATGgtgtgttttaaaaaataattcaattttctATTCAAAGAATGCAAGTAGTGGTGAATTAGgaattattcatttaaagGGAGTAAGTTCAATTAGTATTAGCTcaagaaagaaaaagaattgttTTGAAATAGCAACACCTGAAAGAACCTATTTTATGAAGGCACCATCAACTGAAGAGATGAAAGAATGGATAGAGATTATAactcaacaattaaataaacttaAAGAATCTACAACAAGATCCAATAGTATGGGACAAAGTGATAACAATTTAAGACTATCTtctagtggtggtggtggatcAACACAACAACGTATATCAGTTGaagattttgatttattaaaagttaTTGGTAAAGGTAGTTTTGGTAAAGTTATGCAAGTTAGAAAGAAAGATAATGATAGAATTTATGCAATGAAGGTGTTGAATAAGAATAACATTATAGAGAGAAAAGAGGTTGATCATACGAGATCAGAGAAAAATATCCTACAAAAGTTGGTTCATCCATTCTTGGTGAACTTAAATTACAGTTTCCAAACCAACGATAAACTCTACTTTATAATGGATTATATAAATGGTGGTGAGCTATTCTTTCACCTGCAAAACGAAGAGAAATTCGATGAAATTCGTGTGAAATTTTATTGTGCAGAAATAGTTTGTGGACTGGAGTATCTCCATAATTGCGGCATTATATATCGTGACCTCAAGCCAGAGAACATTCTACTAACAAGCGATGGACATATAGTATTGACCGATTTTGGTATAAGCAAGGAGGGTCTGGTGTCCGATAACGACCGTACGGCAACATTTTGTGGCACACCCGAGTATTTAGCTCCAGAGGTGCTCTTGGGCAAGGGCTATGGTAAGGCTGTGGATTGGTGGAGTTTTGGAACGTTGGTGTATGAGATGTTGTCTGGTTTACCACCATTCTACTCTCAAGACGTTAGGGAGATGTATCAAAAAATCATGAATGAAGATTTGAAATTCACACCACAATTCTCACCAGATGCAAGAGATTTCATAACTTAACTATTGGAAAGAGATCCAAATAAACGTTTAAGAGATATAAAAGTTGTTAAATCACATCCATTCTTCAAAGGTATCGATTGGGATAAATGcgtaaaaaaagaattaactCCACCTTTCATCCCACCTGTAACTGGTGGTAAAAATGATACAAGTCAAATCGATTCTGGTTTCTTAATTGAAACTgcaaaattatcattagatCCAACAACACTAAGTAGTTCAATGCAAAAGAACTTCGAAGGTTTTACATTTGTAAATGTAAATgaacatttaaattaataaataataataaataataaataataaaaaaataaaaaaaataaaaaaaataattttgtattataataattaaattatttgtttatttatttttatttttaatttaaattaactttaattaatgattctaAACAAGCTCTACCACCTTCAATTTCTAATTTAacttttgtattattatctaaGAAAGCTTGAGTGACACGATTTGCTAAAATGATTGTAGAAGAAGCAGCTTTAATTGGTTGTTTTGAACGTGTTGCTAAATGATATAATTGGAAAGTTTCCATTTCCAAGGTGTTTACTTTATTCTCATATAGATCAatgatattttcaattaattgttcattgaaatcatcaaattctGGGTCGATTCTACCTTGACTACTATAGAATGAATCGGCTGATGCATTAATACCAACGACTGTTTTTCTATCTTTGAAAATTGATTCAAAGTCATTCTTTAATAAATCGATCAACTCTTTATCACCTGCAACTGGTTTTGAAATGTCATATGGTTTGCATTTAGTTtgatctttattattatcagagTGCCAGAAATCTGGATTTCTACGAATTAAAATCGATGATTCTGCAATTGCCAATGAACCAACTTCAACATCTTTAATAGAGCCACATGTACCATATCTAATGATTGCCATTGGTCCATCTACAACAAATCTACCCTCTCTAACTAAAAAGTCCATCATTGGTGTACCCATACCAATTGATACAATTGATACTCTAACTCCCTTATATTTACCAGTATGAATTACAAATCCTCTATGtgctttttcttcttcaacttcttctaataattcttttgtaAGTCTTGATGCACGTTCTGAATCTCCAACTGTTAAAATTCTTTGtgatacttttttttaaaaaaaaaataacaaataaaaaataaataattattaattaattaattaattaattaataaataaaaaaataaaaaaaaaattttaaaataataataataatgattgtgagagagagaaaaaaaataaaaaaaaataaaaaaaacttacattcCCCTTTTGCAACACCTAAATGATATACAGCATTTCTTTCATCAACTGGGAAATTTGCATTTTTAGCATCGCCTAATTTTTTTACTTCtgtcattttaattttagttttataaaTGTAATGTTattttatatgtatattacaatattagtattttttttttttttttgaaaaagtgattttttttttaaaaaattttttttttttaaaatgcaTTTTgcagaaaaaaattaaattaaattgaattaaattgaaaaaaaaaaaatcaaaaaaaaatcaaaaaaaaaaaatctttatttattcttcaaatttaattgaaaaaaaaaaaaaagaatggaaCCTCTTGGAAGctgaaattatttatttggaaTTATTCAATTCTAATCactttgttttaaaatattttaaatagcaaaaataatatataaataaatatatatatatatataaaataaaataaaatatttattaatatacataatatattatatatatatattttattttatatatttttttttatatatatattaataaatatatttt
This region of Dictyostelium discoideum AX4 chromosome 3 chromosome, whole genome shotgun sequence genomic DNA includes:
- the udpB gene encoding uridine phosphorylase, with protein sequence MTEVKKLGDAKNANFPVDERNAVYHLGVAKGELSQRILTVGDSERASRLTKELLEEVEEEKAHRGFVIHTGKYKGVRVSIVSIGMGTPMMDFLVREGRFVVDGPMAIIRYGTCGSIKDVEVGSLAIAESSILIRRNPDFWHSDNNKDQTKCKPYDISKPVAGDKELIDLLKNDFESIFKDRKTVVGINASADSFYSSQGRIDPEFDDFNEQLIENIIDLYENKVNTLEMETFQLYHLATRSKQPIKAASSTIILANRVTQAFLDNNTKVKLEIEGGRACLESLIKVNLN